Proteins from a genomic interval of Papaver somniferum cultivar HN1 chromosome 4, ASM357369v1, whole genome shotgun sequence:
- the LOC113274861 gene encoding uncharacterized protein LOC113274861 isoform X2, translated as MNEQLEWDLLKRDLHHVPVLVEEDDKMEIMENFSTSNCYDKLIGDLDECGFNQFLWKSHIPNKPSELLGLYQARCFNYLNLGPSTCCVVKEDKFGKYCIMQFVGFCGRKVMEGFLEVDISVCKKVLIWSSNW; from the exons ATGAATGAGCAATTAGAATGGGATTTACTTAAGCGTGACTTACATCATGTGCCTGTTTTGGTGGAAGAGGACGACAAAATGGAGATTATGGAAAATTTCAGTACTTCGAATTGTTATGATAAGCTCATAGGTGATTTGGATGAGTGCGGCTTCAATCAATTTCTTTGGAAATCCCATATTCCGAACAAG CCTTCAGAATTGCTTGGCCTATACCAAGCACGTTGCTTCAATTATTTGAACCTTGGACCATCAACGTGTTGCGTGGTAAAGGAAGACAAGTTTGGCAAATATTGCATTATGCAATTTGTTGGGTTTTGTGGAAGGAAAGTAATGGAAGGGTTTTTGGAAGTCGACATAAGTGTGTGCAAGAAAGTATTGATTTGGTCAAGCAATTGGTAG
- the LOC113274860 gene encoding shaggy-related protein kinase alpha-like has translation MHVMRRLKSYASGRSSISDPAGDTNTKRVKVEQEIEPEVAPVEVEAAPAAAAAHHSVVDNKIEAAAERGEENIASTSQEKDASTSEDPTTVPKAAEKSGVDQLPKELNEMKIKDDKNENNDDDKSMEATVVNGNGTETGQIITTTIGGRNGQPKQTISYMAERVVGTGSFGVVFQAKCLETGEAVAIKKVLQDKRYKNRELQIMRMFDHPNVVQLKHWFFSTTEKEEVFLNLVLEYVSETVYRVTKHYSRMNQHVPIIFVQLYTYQICRALAYIHTVIGVCHRDIKPQNLLVNPHTHQLKICDFGSAKMLVPGEPNISYICSRYYRAPELIFGATEYTTAIDMWSAGCVFAELLLGQPLFPGESGVDQLVEVIKVLGTPTREEIKCMNPNYTEFKFPQIKAHPWHKVFHKRMPPEAVDLVSRLLQYSPSLRCTALEACAHPFFDELRDPNAVLPNGRPLPPLFDFTPQELAGAPPELVQRLIPEHVKK, from the exons ATGCATGTAATGCGCCGTTTGAAGAGTTATGCCTCTGGTCGATCTTCCATTTCTGATCCC GCCGGCGATACGAACACCAAAAGGGTGAAGGTTGAGCAGGAAATAGAACCGGAGGTTGCCCCGGTAGAAGTAGAAGCTGCTCCTGCGGCTGCTGCTGCTCATCATTCTGTAGTAGATAATAAAATAGAGGCTGCTGCTGAGAGAGGAGAAGAGAATATTGCTTCTACGTCACAGGAGAAGGATGCAAGTACTTCTGAAGATCCCACCACTGTTCCTAAAGCAGCTGAAAAATCTGGTGTTGATCAACTTCcgaaagaattaaatgaaatgaaaattaaaGACGATAAAAACGAGAAtaatgatgatgataag AGTATGGAAGCCACTGTTGTAAATGGTAATGGAACGGAGACGGGTCAGATAATTACTACAACTATAGGTGGTCGAAACGGTCAGCCAAAACAG ACCATTTCATATATGGCAGAGCGAGTGGTTGGCACTGGTTCATTTGGTGTTGTATTTCAG GCCAAGTGCTTAGAAACAGGCGAAGCGGTTGCTATAAAGAAGGTTCTACAGGATAAAAGATACAAGAATAGAGAACTCCAAATTATGCGCATGTTTGACCATCCTAATGTAGTTCAACTAAAACACTGGTTCTTTTCGACTACTGAAAAAGAGGAGGTGTTTCTCAATTTGGTACTGGAATATGTTTCTGAAACTGTTTACCGAGTTACGAAGCACTATAGCAGGATGAACCAACATGTTCCCATTATCTTTGTACAATTGTATACTTACCAG ATCTGTCGTGCGCTTGCTTACATACATACTGTTATCGGAGTGTGCCATCGTGACATTAAACCGCAAAATTTATTG GTAAATCCACACACTCATCAGTTAAAGATCTGTGATTTTGGAAGTGCAAAAATGTTG GTTCCTGGAGAGCCCAATATATCATATATTTGTTCGAGGTACTACAGGGCTCCAGAATTGATCTTTGGAGCTACTGAATACACAACAGCCATTGATATGTGGTCCGCGGGGTGTGTTTTTGCGGAGTTGCTTCTGGGACAG CCTCTGTTTCCAGGAGAAAGTGGTGTTGATCAGTTGGTGGAAGTCATCAAG GTTTTGGGGACCCCCACAAGAGAAGAAATTAAATGCATGAATCCAAATTATACAGAGTTCAAGTTTCCTCAGATCAAGGCTCATCCATGGCACAAG GTTTTCCACAAGAGGATGCCTCCTGAAGCTGTTGATCTGGTATCAAGGCTCCTTCAGTATTCACCAAGTCTGCGCTGCACTGCT TTAGAGGCATGTGCGCACCCGTTTTTTGATGAGTTGCGGGACCCAAACGCTGTCTTGCCTAATGGCCGTCCACTTCCTCCATTATTTGATTTCACGCCTCAGG AGCTGGCTGGTGCACCCCCTGAACTAGTCCAACGACTAATTCCTGAGCATGTCAAGAAATAA
- the LOC113274861 gene encoding uncharacterized protein LOC113274861 isoform X1, which yields MNEQLEWDLLKRDLHHVPVLVEEDDKMEIMENFSTSNCYDKLIGDLDECGFNQFLWKSHIPNKVSFILWATFDDSLPTRDMLRHRGVDIESDQCILCNSVRESASHMFLHCTYSFEVWKYFIAAFRIAWPIPSTLLQLFEPWTINVLRGKGRQVWQILHYAICWVLWKESNGRVFGSRHKCVQESIDLVKQLVVLWSCDNDTFKYVDPSLIWSNWDTLMCM from the coding sequence ATGAATGAGCAATTAGAATGGGATTTACTTAAGCGTGACTTACATCATGTGCCTGTTTTGGTGGAAGAGGACGACAAAATGGAGATTATGGAAAATTTCAGTACTTCGAATTGTTATGATAAGCTCATAGGTGATTTGGATGAGTGCGGCTTCAATCAATTTCTTTGGAAATCCCATATTCCGAACAAGGTTAGTTTCATTTTGTGGGCTACTTTTGATGATTCACTTCCAACTAGGGATATGTTGCGTCATCGAGGTGTTGACATAGAGAGTGATCAGTGCATCCTATGCAATAGTGTTAGGGAATCTGCGAGTCATATGTTTCTTCATTGCACGtattcttttgaagtttggaagTACTTCATTGCAGCCTTCAGAATTGCTTGGCCTATACCAAGCACGTTGCTTCAATTATTTGAACCTTGGACCATCAACGTGTTGCGTGGTAAAGGAAGACAAGTTTGGCAAATATTGCATTATGCAATTTGTTGGGTTTTGTGGAAGGAAAGTAATGGAAGGGTTTTTGGAAGTCGACATAAGTGTGTGCAAGAAAGTATTGATTTGGTCAAGCAATTGGTAGTTTTATGGTCTTGTGATAATGACACATTCAAGTATGTCGATCCAAGTCTTATTTGGAGTAATTGGGATACTCTAATGTGCATGTAA